A single region of the Gopherus evgoodei ecotype Sinaloan lineage chromosome 3, rGopEvg1_v1.p, whole genome shotgun sequence genome encodes:
- the LYRM2 gene encoding LYR motif-containing protein 2: protein MAASRLPPAALTLKQFLRRQQVLQLYRRILQAIRQVPTETDRQYLKEWAREEFKRNKDATDEDAIRMMITQGNMQLRELERILQLANS, encoded by the exons ATGGCCGCGTCCCGGCTGCCTCCAGCAGCGCTGACGCTGAAGCAG TTCTTGagaaggcagcaggtccttcagttaTACAGAAGAATTCTGCAGGCTATTCGTCAGGTACCTACTGAAACTGATCGGCAATATCTAAAGGAGTGGGCAAGGGAAGAATTCAAAAGAAATAAAGATGCAACAGATGAG GATGCAATTAGGATGATGATTACTCAGGGCAACATGCAGCTTCGGGAGCTTGAGAGAATACTTCAGCTGGCAAACTCCTAG